In Mycolicibacterium nivoides, the DNA window ATCGCCCGCATCTCGACCACCTCCGGGGTACTGCGCAGCGACAAGAACCGCGGCGTACGCGGACTCGGCATCAAGGCCATCGGCGTGCACGGCGAGCGCGCGATGAAGGACCCGCAGGACGCACGGAACGTCACGCAGGACTTCGTGCTGGTCACGCACGAAGAATTCCTGTTCGCCGACGCTCACGCGTACCGCAAGCTGGGGATGCTGAGCGCCACCCTGCTGGCCCGGCTGTCCGACGGCTCGATGTGGGCAGTCAGCGAACTGCTCGGCGCACTCAAGAAGATCCGCCTGCCGATACCGGAGAATCTGGCCGTGTTCGCCGCGCCCAACCGCCCCATCCTGGGCGAGACCTTCTACTCCTCCGCCCCGATCCGGTACGGCGACTACGTGGCCCGTTTCAAATACGAGCCGACCTCACCGGAGGTCAAAGTGCTTGCCGATCAGACCCTTCCGCGCAACCCCGGCCAGGACGAGCACCGCGACCTGATCATGGCGTTCTTCGAAAAGCACTCCGCGGAGTACACATTCAGCGTGCAACTGTGTCTCGACAAGGACAAGATGCCGATCGAGGACGCCACCAAGCCCTGGAAATCATCCCCGTACCTGCCGGTGGCCAAGGTGGTGTTCCCCAAGCAGAACCCGTACAGCGCACTGCGCCGCGCCTATGGCGACGACGTGCTGTCCTTCAACTCATGGCGAGGCCTCGAGGCACACCGGCCCCTGGGATCCATCAACCGGCTGAAGCTCAAGGTGTACGAGGCATCGAGCGACTTCCGGCACAAGATGAACCACATCGCCCGGCACGAGCCCTCCGACATCGCCGAACTTCCGGACTGACCCCAGCGAACGGGAAATACTTGCAATGGGAAGAACATTCGCCGCCACCCCCGACAAACACCCCCCCATCGACCCCCTGTTCGGCAGCGTTCCGGCCCCGGTGCCCCTAGACTCAGGATTCATGCCTGGTCAGTGGCAGCTTTTGGACCGGCCCGCCGAGCACGAGGCCATTCGGGCCGCCCTCAGCGGGACGGACAGCTGCGGCGTCGTCCTCGTCGGAGCCGCGGGAGTCGGCAAGACCACGTTGGCGCGCACCGTCACCGCATCGTTGAGCCGCAAGGTGCACTGGACGGCATGCACCGAGTCGTCTCGGAGCATCCCGCTCGGCGCGTTCGCCCACTGGGTGTCGTCGTCGGGATCGCGAGACCCGATTGCCCTCATCGGATCCGCACGCGAATCCCTTGTGGCCGATGGTGACACCATCGTCGGAATCGACGATGCGCATCTGCTGGACCAGTTGTCGGCGACACTGCTGCACCAGATCGCCGTGGAACGCTCCGGCCACGTGGTCGCCACCGTGCGCACCGGCGAGCCGGTACCCGACGCGGTCACCTCGCTGTGGAAAGACGGCTACCTCCAGCGCTTCGAACTCAGCCCGTTCACCAAGCAGCAGAGCATCGCCCTCATCGAAACCGTGCTCGGCGGAACCCTGGAAGGGCTCAGCGCCGACGTGATGTGGGAGACCTCGGGCGGCAACCCGCTGTTCCTGCGCAACATGGTCGAGGGCGCGGTCGACGCGGGCACGTTGACCAAGGTCAACGGAGTGTGGCAGTTCCGCGGGCCCACCGTCATTCCGTCCGGGCTGGTCGAACTGCTCGACGAGCGGCTGGCGCACGCCGGTGAGGATGTGCTGCACGCGCTGAAACTGCTGGCACTGTGCGAACCCCTGGACATCGATGCCCTGGC includes these proteins:
- a CDS encoding catalase family protein; translated protein: MAPADVRRIAASLDPVRYRDDLEQPKPGEAKDIEKIVKALRKNNERAYKKFKHGLRDAHAKSHAILRGELIVNPDLPEVLAQGVFASERSFPVIARISTTSGVLRSDKNRGVRGLGIKAIGVHGERAMKDPQDARNVTQDFVLVTHEEFLFADAHAYRKLGMLSATLLARLSDGSMWAVSELLGALKKIRLPIPENLAVFAAPNRPILGETFYSSAPIRYGDYVARFKYEPTSPEVKVLADQTLPRNPGQDEHRDLIMAFFEKHSAEYTFSVQLCLDKDKMPIEDATKPWKSSPYLPVAKVVFPKQNPYSALRRAYGDDVLSFNSWRGLEAHRPLGSINRLKLKVYEASSDFRHKMNHIARHEPSDIAELPD